In one Ischnura elegans chromosome 13, ioIscEleg1.1, whole genome shotgun sequence genomic region, the following are encoded:
- the LOC124170222 gene encoding uncharacterized protein LOC124170222 isoform X2 → MTGNICARGSELFVEERLLNGLFIGSLLQHKELLDMLEDVDVCYPRQRTLLHVGVGLGKADWVQELLARGADTEITDDRQQNALSSAEEMVRQFPDDVERSKVLNLVALVHRRDQVILRRLGASSSRSTDHVTPVAGPECDVASLKSSVDSLRREMKSLVRQLSSSLEELKAQVCGRDTLLHCLEEAVTSTAENVTSINFGLSGEASLSQPTSDPARARQECVDAMMRKTRIVHGNGVDGMRILYERLYDGDEITACIIKYLCGNDRVKVMVDFESERIGRMKGKVVYLDGIQWDGSQWCSFCDFESETVYLGAMDCSGVREKFVCSRLAWALSQLSLKLVFDNEGRPYSKGDVERESDWMRALEELEERKKRGEGFHLSINFALNQMLQLARINYLAAAVPLIITECGSTEERAILQHDYHILSLYSDSVVGTLLASAKR, encoded by the exons ATGACAGGCAACATTTGTGCTAGAGGCTCAGAGCtatttgttgaggagaggcttTTAAATGGATTGTTTATTGGTTCATTGCTCCAGCATAAAGAGCTACTGGACATGCTGGAAGATGTAGATGTTTGTTATCCACGGCAAAGAACACTCTTGCATGTTGGGGTGGGACTCGGTAAGGCTGATTGGGTGCAGGAGTTATTGGCGAGAGGGGCCGACACAGAGATTACAGATGACCGTCAACAGAATGCATTGTCATCagctgaggagatggtgcggcagttccctgaTGATGTAGAACGCTCAAAAGTGCTGAATTTGGTGGCGTTGGTTCACAGGAGAGACCAAGTTATTTTGCGTCGTCTGGGAGCATCTTCGAGTAGAAGCACTGATCATGTAACACCCGTGGCTGGCCCAGAATGTGATGTtgcatctctcaagtcctctgtggactcattgaggcgagagatgaaatctcttgtgcgacagctgagctcatcTTTGGAAGAACTGAAGGCACAGGTGTGTGGCCGAGACACACTGTTGCATTGTCTGGAAGAGGCCGTGACGTCAACAGCAGAGAATGTGACATCAATCAATTTTGGACTCAGTGGGGAGGCATCTTTAAGTCAACCTACATCCGATCCGGCCAGAGCAAGGCAGGAGTGTGTGGATGCCATGATGCGAAAGACTAGGATAGTGCATGGAAATGGAGTTGATGGAATGCGTATattgtatgagagactgtatgatggagatgaaatcactgcgtgtattattaaatatttgtgtgggAATGATCGGGTGAAAGTCATGGTTGACTTTGAATCTGAGAGAATTGGAAGGATGAAGGGGAAGGTTGTGTATTTGGATGGGATTCAGTGGGATGGGAGTCAATGGTGTTCcttttgtgattttgagagtgagactGTGTATTTGGGTGCAATGGATTGTTCTGGTGTTAGGGAGAAATTTGTATGTTCTAGGTTAGCTTGGGCCCTCTCACAATTATCcctgaaattagtttttgataatgaggggAGGCCGTATAGCAAGGGAGATGTGGAACGCGAGAGTGACTGGATGAGGGCTCTAGAGGAGTtggaggagaggaagaagagggGAGAGGGATTTCATTTGAGTATCAATTTTGCATTGAATCAGATGTTGCAGTTGGCAAGGATTAATTACCTCGCTGCTGCTGTCCCTCTTATTATTACTGAATGTGGATCCACAGAAGAAAGAGCTATTCTGCAGCATGATTACCATATCCTTTCTCTGTATTCTGACAGTGTGGTTGGAACACTTTTAGCCAGTGCAAAG agatga
- the LOC124170222 gene encoding uncharacterized protein LOC124170222 isoform X1 — translation MTGNICARGSELFVEERLLNGLFIGSLLQHKELLDMLEDVDVCYPRQRTLLHVGVGLGKADWVQELLARGADTEITDDRQQNALSSAEEMVRQFPDDVERSKVLNLVALVHRRDQVILRRLGASSSRSTDHVTPVAGPECDVASLKSSVDSLRREMKSLVRQLSSSLEELKAQVCGRDTLLHCLEEAVTSTAENVTSINFGLSGEASLSQPTSDPARARQECVDAMMRKTRIVHGNGVDGMRILYERLYDGDEITACIIKYLCGNDRVKVMVDFESERIGRMKGKVVYLDGIQWDGSQWCSFCDFESETVYLGAMDCSGVREKFVCSRLAWALSQLSLKLVFDNEGRPYSKGDVERESDWMRALEELEERKKRGEGFHLSINFALNQMLQLARINYLAAAVPLIITECGSTEERAILQHDYHILSLYSDSVVGTLLASAKVGLYLLLTLFSLHYGLH, via the coding sequence ATGACAGGCAACATTTGTGCTAGAGGCTCAGAGCtatttgttgaggagaggcttTTAAATGGATTGTTTATTGGTTCATTGCTCCAGCATAAAGAGCTACTGGACATGCTGGAAGATGTAGATGTTTGTTATCCACGGCAAAGAACACTCTTGCATGTTGGGGTGGGACTCGGTAAGGCTGATTGGGTGCAGGAGTTATTGGCGAGAGGGGCCGACACAGAGATTACAGATGACCGTCAACAGAATGCATTGTCATCagctgaggagatggtgcggcagttccctgaTGATGTAGAACGCTCAAAAGTGCTGAATTTGGTGGCGTTGGTTCACAGGAGAGACCAAGTTATTTTGCGTCGTCTGGGAGCATCTTCGAGTAGAAGCACTGATCATGTAACACCCGTGGCTGGCCCAGAATGTGATGTtgcatctctcaagtcctctgtggactcattgaggcgagagatgaaatctcttgtgcgacagctgagctcatcTTTGGAAGAACTGAAGGCACAGGTGTGTGGCCGAGACACACTGTTGCATTGTCTGGAAGAGGCCGTGACGTCAACAGCAGAGAATGTGACATCAATCAATTTTGGACTCAGTGGGGAGGCATCTTTAAGTCAACCTACATCCGATCCGGCCAGAGCAAGGCAGGAGTGTGTGGATGCCATGATGCGAAAGACTAGGATAGTGCATGGAAATGGAGTTGATGGAATGCGTATattgtatgagagactgtatgatggagatgaaatcactgcgtgtattattaaatatttgtgtgggAATGATCGGGTGAAAGTCATGGTTGACTTTGAATCTGAGAGAATTGGAAGGATGAAGGGGAAGGTTGTGTATTTGGATGGGATTCAGTGGGATGGGAGTCAATGGTGTTCcttttgtgattttgagagtgagactGTGTATTTGGGTGCAATGGATTGTTCTGGTGTTAGGGAGAAATTTGTATGTTCTAGGTTAGCTTGGGCCCTCTCACAATTATCcctgaaattagtttttgataatgaggggAGGCCGTATAGCAAGGGAGATGTGGAACGCGAGAGTGACTGGATGAGGGCTCTAGAGGAGTtggaggagaggaagaagagggGAGAGGGATTTCATTTGAGTATCAATTTTGCATTGAATCAGATGTTGCAGTTGGCAAGGATTAATTACCTCGCTGCTGCTGTCCCTCTTATTATTACTGAATGTGGATCCACAGAAGAAAGAGCTATTCTGCAGCATGATTACCATATCCTTTCTCTGTATTCTGACAGTGTGGTTGGAACACTTTTAGCCAGTGCAAAGGTGGGTTTATATCTATTACTTACGCTTTTTTCTTTACATTATGGTCttcattaa